TTCTCTTATACTCATATTATTTATTTTTGCTATGGACAAATTTCCTTTGCTTATGGCAACATCTTCAATGAACTGGAATTCTTTCTTTAAAATTTTCTTAGTTTCTTCAACATCAGTTCCTCTTTCAGGTAAGAAGTCATCATATTTTGTGCCAAAATTTTTATCAATAGTTAGAAGAATTACACTCCTCCCAATATTAGAACCATTTATTGCTATCTTTGGTTTACCAATACCAAAATTTAGAGGGAAGAGATTAAGCGAAACAGCGTTTGCTTTTTCATCTCTGAATGGACGCAAAAGCGTATTTATAGGATATATCGCTTCTTTAAATATTCTAGATGCCTCCTCAACGTTTCTTGCCATTTTAAGTCTTAAAAAGCTACTTAAAAAAGAATATCTACTATCAACATAAAACAGCGGATAGACCAGCAAATTGAACCTCCCCTTCTCAGCGCTTCTCAACTGCTCGACCACCTCGTCTGGATTACCCCTGAAAACGTTCAGAGTGTAGTCGATGTCGGCAAACATGCACAGGCATCCGCGAGTCCACACGCCATCGGGAGTTATAAACCCTTCAACAGGCACCAGAGCGTGTCAAAATCGAATTTGAACACCTTTGCATCTTTCTGCAGATGCTCGGTGAGGTAAACTATCGCGAGATTTGGCCTGAAGTCCAAATTCTCCGCTTTGGACCTGATTTCATCAAACGCCTTTTTGGGGTCATTTTTCAGACTGTATGCGAACTCAATCATAGACTCGCAGCGACTCGGTGTCTATTCTCACCTTATAAAGCGAGGCAGCGTCGGAAATTCCTACAACAAGGAGCATCGACCTCGAAATCGGCCTTATGAGGATTCCCTCCTTCCCCAATCTGAACTCAACGCTGTTCAGGTTCTCCTCAAGCACCTGCCTCGCTACCACCTCAACCTCCTTTTCAGCCCATTCAAGGGTTGGTATCCACTCCCTGCTTTTTATGTGGCTGGCAAGAACCGTGCCGTCTATACTGTAAACTACCGCAAAGAGAACGGATTCGTCAGTTCTGAAGGGCTCTATGAGCTCAAGCAAGTCCGCCCTCATGGTATTCTCCGCTTTATTTTGCTAATATCCTCTAAGGTGAGAGTGCCCTTTTTACACATCTCTGCGATTTTTTCCTTGGCCCTTTCGGGCAGGTTCATCTCCTCCTCTAATTCAAACCCTTCTCCCCTCTTTTCGTCAATAACTATCCCAGCACCCTCAATAATGTAGAAGGGATAAACCCCATCTCCGTGCCAGGACATTCTATGCTTTAGAACTCTCAGCGTCCTGCTGAAAGGACCGCCGTAACCGGTGTATCTGAGGCTTATAACGCTATCAGCCAAAAGCAACAGCAAATCGGCATTCTGTCTTAAAGGCTCCTCCACAGTAATCAGGGCCGTCCCCTTCGACTTGAGATTTTTAAGCAACCAGCCTATCTCCTTTCTGCTTCCGGCTTCAACGTCAATGACTAGAGGAGATAATGCGTCCACGGCAACTCTGTCGTATTCAAAAGCCATTTTTATGAACGATGCTGCGTCTTCCGCCACAACCGTCATTATGTTCAGCTGCCCGTTGTCAATGTACTTGGAAAAGTCCCAATGCATTGATTCGGCAAGCCTCAGAAACTCGTCAACATCGAGGTCTGGTGAAGCGTACATACATTTTTCACCGTTTTCAAGGCCTTCAAGAAGGTAGTTCATGCAGAAAATGGTCTTACCACACCCCATGCCGCCTACGACTGCATTGACTGTGTTTTTAATGAACCCCCCACCGAGGATTTCATCAAGCCCGATGACGCCCGACTTAATTCTTTCCAGCATTAATTGAAGTTAGTTTAAGAAGTATAAATATATTTTCAAGCCTTTGCAACCTTTTTCATCATTAGCAGGTAGCAAGCTTTGGAGGGCTTTTAAACATTTAAACAACTTTAAAAACAGCCT
The nucleotide sequence above comes from Archaeoglobus fulgidus DSM 4304. Encoded proteins:
- a CDS encoding RAD55 family ATPase, giving the protein MLERIKSGVIGLDEILGGGFIKNTVNAVVGGMGCGKTIFCMNYLLEGLENGEKCMYASPDLDVDEFLRLAESMHWDFSKYIDNGQLNIMTVVAEDAASFIKMAFEYDRVAVDALSPLVIDVEAGSRKEIGWLLKNLKSKGTALITVEEPLRQNADLLLLLADSVISLRYTGYGGPFSRTLRVLKHRMSWHGDGVYPFYIIEGAGIVIDEKRGEGFELEEEMNLPERAKEKIAEMCKKGTLTLEDISKIKRRIP